Proteins encoded by one window of Brienomyrus brachyistius isolate T26 chromosome 1, BBRACH_0.4, whole genome shotgun sequence:
- the pmpcb gene encoding mitochondrial-processing peptidase subunit beta yields MAAVLQRLGLAGKYLLRDNLLKICSVTRPIIVSKRHGATQAAHQVVLNVPETKVTTLENGLRVASEDSGLSTCTVGLWIDAGSRYENEKNNGTAHFLEHMAFKGTRKRSQLDLELEIENMGAHLNAYTSREQTVYYAKAFSKDLPRAVEILADIIQNSTLGEAEIERERGVILREMQEVETNLQEVVFDYLHATAYQDTALGRTILGPTENIKTINRTDLVEYITTHYKGPRIVLAAAGGVSHNELIDLATYHFGRLPERYKGEPPTLPPCTFTGSEIRVRDDKMPLAHIAVAVEAVGWSHPDTIPLMVANTLIGNWDRSFGGGVNLSSKLAQMACQGSLCHSFQSFNTCYTDTGLWGLYMVCEPVTVADMLHFAQREWMSLCTDVTEGEVARAKNLLKTNMLLHLDGSTPICEDIGRQMLCYGRRIPLHELEARIDAIDAQTIKDVCTRYIYNKPPALAAVGPIEHLPDYQQIRSGMYWLRG; encoded by the exons ATGGCGGCGGTGTTGCAGCGTCTCGGACTTGCCGGAAAATACTTGCTTCGGGATAACTTGCTGAAGATATGTTCTGTGACCAGG CCCATCATCGTGTCAAAGAGACATGGAGCTACGCAGGCCGCTCACCAGGTGGTTTTGAACGTACCCGAAACCAAGGTGACCACGCTGGAAAACGGGCTGCGGGTGGCGTCCGAGGATTCGGGTCTGTCCACGTGCACG GTGGGTCTATGGATAGATGCTGGAAGCCGatatgaaaatgaaaagaaTAATGGTACAGCCCATTTTCTGGAGCACATGGCCTTTAAG GGCACAAGAAAGCGCTCACAGCTAGACCTTGAGCTGGAGATCGAGAACATGGGGGCCCACCTGAACGCGTACACGTCGCGGGAGCAGACTGTGTACTACGCCAAGGCCTTTTCTAAGGACCTCCCAAGAG CGGTGGAAATCCTGGCCGACATCATCCAAAACAGCACACTGGGGGAGGCAGAGATTGAGCGTGAGCGGGGGGTCATCCTTCGGGAAATGCAGGAGGTGGAGACCAACCTGCAGGAAGTGGTGTTTGACTACCTCCACGCCACGGCGTACCAGGACACAGCCCTCGGCAGAACTATTCTCGGACCCACAGAAAACATCAA AACTATAAACCGGACTGATCTGGTTGAATACATCACAACACACTATAAAGGCCCCAGGATTGTCCTAGCCGCTGCAGGAG GGGTTTCACATAACGAGCTCATCGACCTGGCGACGTATCACTTTGGCAGATTGCCCGAGAGGTACAAGGGTGAGCCCCCGACCCTGCCCCCGTGCACCTTCACCGGCAGCGAG ATCCGCGTGCGTGACGACAAGATGCCCCTGGCGCACATTGCTGTGGCCGTGGAGGCAGTGGGCTGGTCACACCCTGACACCATCCCGCTGATGGTGGCCAACACGCTCATCGGCAACTGGGACCGCTCCTTTGGTGGGGGCGTG AACCTCTCTAGTAAACTGGCTCAGATGGCGTGCCAGGGCAGCCTCTGCCACAGCTTCCAGTCCTTCAACACATGCTATACAGACACCGGCCTCTGGGGCCTCTACATGGTGTGTGAGCCTGTGACAGTAGCGGACATGCTGCACTTTGCCCAGCGTGAATG gatgtctcTCTGCACTGATGTCACCGAGGGTGAAGTGGCTAGGGCCAAGAATCTGCTGAAGACCAACATGCTGCTGCATCTGGACG GCTCCACCCCCATCTGTGAGGACATTGGCAGGCAGATGTTGTGCTATGGCCGCAGGATCCCCCTTCATGAGCTGGAGGCCAGGATCGAC GCCATCGATGCACAGACCATCAAGGACGTTTGCACCAGATACATTTACAATAAACCCCCTGCTCTTGCCGCAGTCG GTCCCATAGAGCACCTGCCAGACTACCAGCAGATTCGAAGCGGCATGTACTGGCTCCGGGGCTGA
- the zcrb1 gene encoding zinc finger CCHC-type and RNA-binding motif-containing protein 1 — MSGGLAPSKSTVYVSNLPFSLTNNDLHKLFTKYGKVVKVTIVKDKETRKSKGVAFVLFLDKESAHNCARSLNNKQLFGRTVKASIAIDNGRAPEFIRRRNYTDKTKCYECGESGHLSYACPKNMLGDREPPKKKEKKKKKKVEEREEMEDEGSEEEGEDPALDSLSQAIAFQQARIEEEELRRKQAAQGASHASTSEDSKKPRIKKSAYFSDEEELSD, encoded by the exons ATGAGTGGTGGTTTGGCTCCAAGTAAAAGCACGGTCTACGTATCCAATTTACCCTTCTCTTTGACCAATAATGATCTTCACAAG TTGTTCACCAAATATGGGAAAGTTGTGAA GGTGACGATTGTGAAGGACAAGGAGACCAGGAAAAGTAAAGGAGTGGCATTTGTGCTTTTTCTGGACAAAGAATCTGCTCACAATTGTGCACGATCTCTGAACAACAAGCAG CTATTTGGCAGAACTGTGAAGGCCAGCATTGCTATTGACAATGGAAGGGCACCTGAGTTCATCAGGAGGCGAAACTACACAGACAAGACCAAATGTTATGAGTGTGGG GAATCTGGGCACTTAAGCTATGCTTGCCCAAAAAATATGCTTGGAGACAGGGAACCACCAaagaagaaggagaagaagaaaaagaagaaggtggaagAGCGTGAGGAGAT GGAAGATGAGGGCAGTGAAGAGGAAGGGGAAGATCCTGCTCTCGACAGCCTGAGTCAAGCAATCGCCTTCCAG CAAGCACGAATTGAAGAGGAGGAGCTACGACGCAAGCAGGCGGCACAGGGTGCGAGTCACGCCTCCACGTCCGAGGATTCCAAGAAGCCAAGGATCAAAAAGAGTGCTTACTTCAGTgatgaggaagagctgagtgactGA